A segment of the Sulfurovum indicum genome:
ATCATATTTCTTGGTAATTTGTATGCCTTACCTGTCCAATTTGAAAGCTCACATGTCATTCTTCCATTTGGAATTCCATCTAATAAAAATAATTTGATTGTTTTAGCGAATACTTTTCCTGTCATAATACTCCAATTTTATGTAAGCTAATGGGGGCGCGGGTGAGCAACGCCCTTTGGGAAATTTTAATTTCACAGAGGGTACTTGCTTTTCCCGCTTGTTGTCTGGCGTGATGTGCCGGACGACTAGCGGGTTTTCAACTCGTGTCTCCGCTGTCTCGTTAAGTAAAGCGTCTGAGACAACTATCTATTCAAGGAACATTATAACTACTTTAGCTTCCTTTTCAAAGTTTATGGAATACTGTTTTGGAGTAATGCATGATACAAATGAGGAAAAGGAAAGATAGAGAAGGGGCAGGCCCTTTGGATATGTTTTGGTTATGCAAACTGCTCTTTGAGTATGTCTTTTACCTGTATCATATCTTTGTCGCCGCGTCCTGAAAGATTGACAAGGATGGTTTTCCCTTTGATCTCTTCCGGCTTCATCTTCTTGAGGTATGCGATGGCATGGGAACTTTCAAGTGCAGGAATGATCCCCTCTTTCTGACTTAGCCATACAAATCCTTCAAGTGCTTCATCATCGGTAATGTGGCTGTAGCTGACGATCCCTGCATCTTTCAAGAATGCATGTTCAGGTCCAATACCTGGGTAGTCAAGACCTGCCGAGATGGAGTGGGCTTCGAGTATCTGTCCGTCCTCATCCTGAAGAAGGTAGCTGAGCTGTCCGTGCAGTACACCCGGGCTTCCTTTTTCCAGAGAACATCCGTGTTTGCAGTCAAGTCCCTCTCCTCCGGCTTCAATACCGATGCACTCGACCTCTTTGTCCTCAAGAAAATGGTTGAAGATGCCAAGGGCATTGGAGCCGCCGCCGATACAGGCGATGACCTTGTCGGGCAGGCATCCGGCAGCTTCCTGTATCTGCTCTCTGGCTTCCCAGCCAATGACTGACTGAATGTCACGTACCATCATCGGGTAGGGGTGTGGTCCTGCAACAGTACCGATAAGGTAGTAGGTGTCACGTGCATGGGTCACCCAGTGGCGTATGGCATCGTTCATTGCATCTTTAAGGGTTTTTGACCCGCTTTCTACCGCATGTACTTTTGCGCCAAGGAGTTTCATCCGGAACACATTGAGCTCCTGACGTGCTACATCTTTGGCTCCCATGAAGACTTCACACTCAAGTCCGAAAAGTGCTGCTACGGTCGCTGTAGCGACTCCGTGCTGTCCTGCACCGGTCTCGGCAATGATCTTCTTTTTACCCAAACGTTTGGCAAGTACGGCCTGGGCAATACAGTGGTTGATCTTATGCGCACCTGTGTGGTTTAGATCTTCCCGCTTGAGATAGACCTTTGCATCGAGTTCCCGGGAAAGATTTTCGGCATAGTAGAGTGCTGAGGGGCGTCCTACATAATGTTTGAAGTAGTAGTCCACCTCTGTCCAGAACGCTTTGTCAAAACGTACTGCCTCATAGTCTTTACGCAGCTGTTCCAGTGCGGGCATCAGTGTTTCCGGAACGAAACGGCCGCCAAACTTGCCGAAGTGTCCGTTCTCATCCGGATCGAACGGACTTGGTTTGGGAATGTAGATTGCTTTATGTAGATCCATACTTTTCTCTTCTGTAAAAATGATATAGATTATATCGTATAGGAGGTTATAGAGTTATGATGAATCTATCATGAAAAGGGCAACATACGCTATAATGAAAGAGATATCCGGCAAATAGAAAGGAGAGGTATGAAAGTGATCGCGCATCGGGGCTTCAGTGCACTCTATCCTGAAAACACGCTTTTGGCCTTTCAAAAAGCACTGGAGGCCGGAGCAGATGGCATAGAGACTGACCTGAGACTGACGCTGGACAGTCAGGTCATACTCTTTCATGATGATGATCTTGATCGTATGACAGGCAGAAAAGGAAGACCCGAATCTTTTACCCTTGAAACATTGCAAAAATTAGAGTTGCCGGAAGGGGAACATATTCCTACACTTGAAGCACTTTTTGCGCTTGTGGATGGAGTGGCAACACTGGTTTTGGAGATCAAGTATATCCCATCGACATACAGGAAGCTCTGTAAGATCATTGCCCAAAAGGCAGCAGACCGGCTTGACTGGGTAGAGGTTTCCTCTTTTGAAGACAAGGTATTGGAGTATATGCACCGGCTTAATCCTTCGCTCAGGCTTCACAAGATCATCAATGAGGTTTTCACTCTGGGATCTGTAGCCGACAAGAGACTCTATGATCACATTCACTATCTGGATATAGATGTGTCACTGAGAGGGCAGGTTATGAAAATGGGGCTTCTTGAAAAGTATAAAGTGATATTCTGGACGGCGGACAAAGAGGAGTTGACAAAGGAGATCGCTGCAGGACTTTACGGTGTTATGCTGAACGATATGAGAAGTATTTCTGTATGATTCAGATGATCTCAGTTTGCAGAGCCGGCCGGAGAGGAGGAGTTGAAAACCTCTTCATCTTTTGAAGGATATAGGGGCTGTTTGGCTGTACTTGGTTCAGATACGGTATTAATCTATCTGAAGTACGGAGTATACCGGTATATCGAAACAGCCACGTCCGTTAAGGAAAGTCAACTCCATAATAAAACAGGCTTCGACACACTTGGCACCGACTTTATCGATAAGGCTGGCTGCTGCTTTTGCTGTACCTCCGGTTGCCATAAGATCATCGATAAGCAGTACTTTTGAAGGTTCTTCCCTGCTGCAGCTTCCATTCTCTCCAAAGGCATCAATATGTATCTCAACTTCATCAAAACCATACTCCAAAGAGTATTTCTCTGCTACTGTAGTATAGGGGAGTTTCCCTTTTTTACGTACGGGAACAAACCCGATGTTGAGTCTGTCTGCCAGTACGGCACCGAAGATGAAACCTCTCGCATCGATACCGGCAATATAGTCCAGTTCATAGTTTTTGTATCGTGCTTCAAGGTGGTTCATCAATGTATCAAATGCTTTTGGGTTGGAGAGCAGGGTGGTGATGTCTTTGAAAATGATACCGGGTTGGGGAAAATCCGGTATATCACGAATACTGTTTAGAATAACGGCTTTATCTTCAGGGGTGAGTGTCATAGTATTTCCTTGCGTAGTCTTTTTCTGTTTTGGCTGAATTTATTGTAGCATAGGTTGATTGAAGGATTTGTGCTTGACT
Coding sequences within it:
- a CDS encoding adenine phosphoribosyltransferase translates to MTLTPEDKAVILNSIRDIPDFPQPGIIFKDITTLLSNPKAFDTLMNHLEARYKNYELDYIAGIDARGFIFGAVLADRLNIGFVPVRKKGKLPYTTVAEKYSLEYGFDEVEIHIDAFGENGSCSREEPSKVLLIDDLMATGGTAKAAASLIDKVGAKCVEACFIMELTFLNGRGCFDIPVYSVLQID
- a CDS encoding glycerophosphodiester phosphodiesterase encodes the protein MKVIAHRGFSALYPENTLLAFQKALEAGADGIETDLRLTLDSQVILFHDDDLDRMTGRKGRPESFTLETLQKLELPEGEHIPTLEALFALVDGVATLVLEIKYIPSTYRKLCKIIAQKAADRLDWVEVSSFEDKVLEYMHRLNPSLRLHKIINEVFTLGSVADKRLYDHIHYLDIDVSLRGQVMKMGLLEKYKVIFWTADKEELTKEIAAGLYGVMLNDMRSISV
- the trpB gene encoding tryptophan synthase subunit beta codes for the protein MDLHKAIYIPKPSPFDPDENGHFGKFGGRFVPETLMPALEQLRKDYEAVRFDKAFWTEVDYYFKHYVGRPSALYYAENLSRELDAKVYLKREDLNHTGAHKINHCIAQAVLAKRLGKKKIIAETGAGQHGVATATVAALFGLECEVFMGAKDVARQELNVFRMKLLGAKVHAVESGSKTLKDAMNDAIRHWVTHARDTYYLIGTVAGPHPYPMMVRDIQSVIGWEAREQIQEAAGCLPDKVIACIGGGSNALGIFNHFLEDKEVECIGIEAGGEGLDCKHGCSLEKGSPGVLHGQLSYLLQDEDGQILEAHSISAGLDYPGIGPEHAFLKDAGIVSYSHITDDEALEGFVWLSQKEGIIPALESSHAIAYLKKMKPEEIKGKTILVNLSGRGDKDMIQVKDILKEQFA